The following proteins are co-located in the Polystyrenella longa genome:
- a CDS encoding NUDIX hydrolase has protein sequence MSNTETVYPGKYLNVLRKGRWEYTERAKSSGVVAIAACYREQLILTEQFRHPVDRIVIDLPAGLVGDSNEDENEAAQSAAERELLEETGFRARHWQNALTIPTSPGLTSELVEIFVAKELEKASAGGGVGEEDIKVHLVPPTNLNRFWKEQRTAGKLIDPKVYVALHLLEYRAE, from the coding sequence ATGTCCAATACTGAAACCGTATATCCAGGCAAATATCTGAATGTGCTCCGGAAGGGGAGATGGGAGTACACTGAGCGAGCGAAATCGTCTGGTGTCGTGGCGATTGCGGCCTGTTATCGGGAACAATTGATTCTGACCGAACAATTCCGCCATCCCGTTGATCGTATCGTGATCGATTTACCCGCTGGACTGGTGGGCGACTCGAATGAAGATGAGAACGAAGCAGCACAATCAGCCGCAGAAAGGGAACTACTTGAGGAAACTGGATTCCGAGCCAGGCACTGGCAAAACGCCCTGACGATCCCGACTTCGCCCGGACTAACATCTGAGTTGGTGGAGATCTTTGTAGCCAAAGAATTGGAAAAGGCTTCTGCAGGCGGAGGGGTTGGAGAGGAAGATATTAAGGTACATCTCGTTCCACCGACTAACCTGAACCGCTTTTGGAAAGAACAACGAACTGCGGGAAAGTTGATCGATCCGAAAGTGTATGTCGCTTTGCACCTGTTGGAGTATCGTGCCGAATAA